Genomic segment of Alcanivorax borkumensis SK2:
AGCGGTCAGGCCCATGGTTTATCTTGCTGTGCTTCCGGATTGCCGCTTGGAGCGTACCCACGCCTCTATATTGAAACAGTTTGCAACCTAGCCATGCCGACCATGTCTCGACCTTGTCATCGGGTTGCGGCTACACTTGTTGCTCTCTTTATATGGGCAGGTTGCGTTTGGCGCTCCAGCGTGACGTTTCTGCCATATTAACGCCATAGAGAGGCCATTCTGGCCCGGGCGCATGCTGATAACATCTTGGACAGGCAAAGAATATGAATCCCAATTTCCTCGAATTTGAACAACCGATTGCCGACCTGGAAGCGAAAATCGAGGAACTGCGTTTGGTGGGCAGTGGCAGTGATATAAACATTTCCGAGGAAGTGGCCAAGTTGCAGGAAAAGAGTATCACGCTTACCGAGAGCATTTTCCGAGGGCTAAGCTCCTGGCAAATTTCCCAACTTTCCCGTCATCCTAAACGCCCCTATATGTTGGATTACATCAAGCGGATCTTTACCGACTTTGATGAATTGCATGGTGACCGTGCCTTTTCTGATGATCCTGCGATTATTGGGGGCATGACCCGATTGAACGGGCAGCCAGTGATGGTGATTGGCCATCAAAAAGGCCGCGAAGTGAAAGAAAAGGTTCGTCGCAATTTCGGCATGCCGAAACCGGAAGGTTACCGTAAGGCGCTGCGATTGATGGAAATGGCTGAACGGTTCAAGTTGCCGGTGCTGACGTTCATTGATACGCCTGGGGCGTTTCCGGGGATTGATGCGGAAGAGCGCGGTCAGTCCGAAGCCATTGCCCGTAATTTGCGTGTAATGTCCCAGCTCAAAACTCCCATTCTCGCCACTGTTATTGGTGAAGGGGGGTCCGGTGGGGCGCTGGCGATTGGTGTGTGTGACCATTTACAGATGCTGGAATTTTCTACCTATTCGGTTATTTCTCCAGAAGGGTGCGCCTCCATTCTTTGGCGCAGTGCGGATAAAGCCCCTGAAGCTGCGCAAGCCATGGGCCTAACTGCCGGGCGATTACATGAGCTCGGCATCGTTGACCAAGTGATCAAGGAGCCTCTGGGAGGCGCTCACCGGGATTATGACCAAGCTGCCGATGCGATTCGCAAGGCATTGGCAGCACAATTAGAATCGCTTTGTTCCATGGAGACTGACGCCCTCATTAACCGCCGTTACGAACGTTTGATGAGTTACGGCAACGTGGTTAGCGACCCCGCCGACGAATAGTCATGTCTGATGCTGCTAGGTTCAGCCAGCGCTTGGTTGAACAGGCCCCAGACGGGCCACTGTTGCTTGCCTTAAGCGGTGGCCTCGATTCCTCTCTATTGCTCCACCTGCTTGTCCAAGCAGGTTTAGCCCCGCGCCTTTGCGCTGTCCATATCGATCATCAACTGCAGGCGGATAGTCGCGCTTGGTCGCGTTTCTGTGGGGCCTTGGCGGATAAGTATGATATTGCGCTGACGATTGAACCGGTCACCGTGAGCATGGCTGAAGGGCTGGAAGCGGGTGCTCGGGACGCCCGCTACCAAGTGCTATTGCCACTGGCTCGAGCCAAAGGCGCGACGCTGGTGCTGGCACACCATCGCAATGATCAAGCGGAAACGGTGTTGTTCCGGTTGCTACGGGGAGCGGGGGTACAGGGGCTGTCAGCCATGGGTCAGCACAGCCAGCAACAGGGTGTAACGCTCTGGCGACCGTTACTTGGCCTGGGTCAGCATGTTCTTGAAAAATGGGGGGCAGAATTATCGCTTAATTGGTTGGAAGACCCCAGTAACCAGGACCAAAGCCTGCGACGTAATTATCTTCGCCATACTATCCTTCCGGCACTGCGCGAGCGTT
This window contains:
- a CDS encoding acetyl-CoA carboxylase carboxyltransferase subunit alpha gives rise to the protein MNPNFLEFEQPIADLEAKIEELRLVGSGSDINISEEVAKLQEKSITLTESIFRGLSSWQISQLSRHPKRPYMLDYIKRIFTDFDELHGDRAFSDDPAIIGGMTRLNGQPVMVIGHQKGREVKEKVRRNFGMPKPEGYRKALRLMEMAERFKLPVLTFIDTPGAFPGIDAEERGQSEAIARNLRVMSQLKTPILATVIGEGGSGGALAIGVCDHLQMLEFSTYSVISPEGCASILWRSADKAPEAAQAMGLTAGRLHELGIVDQVIKEPLGGAHRDYDQAADAIRKALAAQLESLCSMETDALINRRYERLMSYGNVVSDPADE